From one candidate division KSB1 bacterium genomic stretch:
- a CDS encoding sodium:solute symporter family protein — translation MQILGLHWLDALVILGYVAVIMYLGHRAGRGTQDTEDFYIAGRRLGRVYQFFLNFGNATNADQAVAVSREVYRTGISGMWIQYLVLFLTPFYWFTALLFRRSRMITVGDYFVERFRSVGLGAAYAAFILLMAFIGGGVGYMVAAKTMMALTPKPYEKYTPEERLAVEQFREFQVLRSKLDLGLTPEEQKRYEELNERNKRGELKSFISYTDPVKFYFVYGGIVGVYTMMGGFTAAALTDSVQGVLMIVFSILLIPLGLFRIGGFRGLHASVPDYMFHLFGSVTLSDYAWYTIVGMVLANLVSIVAVSTNMAVAGSAKDEMTARVGVLSGMFFKRFLMIFWALAGLLAIGLYAGQLHDPDLIWGYMTRDLLFPGGIGLMLAGILAANMSTLDAGSVSNAALFIRNLYQPLVPNKSERHYINVGRVVIAVTLLGGIGAALFIDDLLSLYKYFISIPAIFGAPIWLGYVWRRLTKPAVVIQIVLSLTIYAVIPNLFQSLEWARKNPAFLLETKPRVVEVRTKAVQEDVEKGLAERVGQPIVKRRVIEPVAVLFDQVARENPEDPNSPKIGLGRFNAEIWVLSWLGIDFTGFTKAQLVATRFFFDALFPFVVLFLFSYLTKPLPKDYLDRFFAKLHTPVQPSRDLDEKALQEAYRNPARFERQKLFPGSNWEILKPSKADLLGFGGSWIVVGLLIVLLWLAVRIQ, via the coding sequence ATGCAGATCCTGGGGCTGCACTGGCTGGATGCGCTGGTAATTCTCGGTTACGTCGCAGTGATTATGTACCTCGGGCACCGAGCGGGGCGGGGTACTCAAGATACCGAAGATTTCTACATTGCTGGTCGCCGCCTGGGCCGTGTCTACCAGTTCTTCCTGAACTTCGGAAACGCTACAAATGCTGACCAGGCCGTGGCGGTATCCCGGGAGGTCTACCGGACCGGGATCAGCGGCATGTGGATTCAGTACCTCGTCCTCTTCCTGACCCCCTTTTATTGGTTCACCGCTCTCCTCTTCCGGCGCTCCCGCATGATCACGGTGGGTGACTATTTTGTGGAGCGCTTTCGCAGCGTCGGCCTGGGTGCTGCCTACGCCGCCTTCATCTTGCTGATGGCCTTCATCGGGGGAGGAGTCGGGTACATGGTGGCGGCAAAGACCATGATGGCCCTCACCCCGAAGCCCTACGAGAAATACACGCCGGAGGAGCGCCTCGCCGTCGAGCAATTTCGCGAGTTCCAGGTTCTCCGCTCCAAGCTGGACCTTGGGCTGACGCCCGAGGAACAGAAGCGCTACGAGGAGCTGAACGAACGCAATAAGCGGGGAGAACTAAAGTCCTTCATCTCCTACACGGACCCCGTGAAATTCTACTTCGTGTACGGAGGGATCGTCGGAGTCTATACGATGATGGGGGGATTCACCGCCGCTGCCCTCACCGATTCGGTGCAAGGCGTTTTGATGATCGTCTTCTCCATCCTGCTGATCCCTTTGGGCCTGTTCAGGATTGGCGGCTTTCGCGGACTTCACGCCTCAGTTCCCGACTACATGTTTCATCTTTTTGGCTCCGTTACCCTCAGCGACTACGCCTGGTATACGATCGTGGGCATGGTCCTTGCGAACCTGGTCTCGATTGTGGCGGTGTCCACGAACATGGCGGTCGCCGGGTCGGCCAAAGACGAAATGACCGCTCGCGTCGGCGTCCTCTCGGGGATGTTCTTCAAGCGCTTTCTCATGATTTTCTGGGCCCTGGCGGGCCTGCTGGCGATCGGCCTTTACGCCGGCCAACTCCACGATCCTGACCTCATTTGGGGGTACATGACCCGGGACCTGTTGTTCCCGGGCGGGATCGGCCTGATGTTAGCAGGTATCCTGGCCGCCAACATGTCCACACTGGACGCAGGGTCTGTCTCCAATGCGGCGCTCTTCATCCGTAACCTCTACCAGCCCCTCGTTCCGAACAAGTCGGAGCGGCACTACATCAACGTTGGGCGCGTGGTGATTGCCGTAACCCTGCTGGGCGGAATCGGGGCAGCTCTGTTCATCGATGACCTGCTTTCCCTCTACAAATACTTCATCTCGATCCCCGCCATCTTCGGTGCTCCGATCTGGCTTGGGTATGTGTGGCGCCGTCTCACGAAGCCGGCAGTCGTGATCCAAATTGTTCTGAGCCTGACCATCTACGCCGTCATCCCCAATCTCTTCCAGAGCCTGGAGTGGGCGAGGAAGAACCCCGCCTTTCTGCTGGAAACCAAGCCGCGCGTTGTGGAGGTGCGGACGAAGGCGGTCCAGGAGGACGTGGAAAAGGGGCTGGCCGAACGGGTGGGACAGCCCATTGTGAAGCGACGGGTCATCGAGCCGGTGGCGGTGCTCTTCGATCAGGTGGCACGCGAGAATCCAGAAGATCCGAATTCGCCGAAGATCGGCCTGGGCCGTTTCAATGCGGAGATCTGGGTCCTAAGCTGGCTGGGAATCGATTTCACCGGATTCACTAAGGCCCAACTCGTGGCCACCCGCTTTTTCTTCGATGCCCTCTTCCCCTTCGTCGTACTGTTCCTGTTCAGCTACCTCACCAAACCGCTGCCGAAGGATTATCTGGACCGCTTCTTTGCCAAACTTCACACACCCGTGCAGCCTTCCAGGGACCTGGATGAGAAGGCCCTGCAGGAAGCATATCGAAACCCCGCGCGCTTTGAGCGACAGAAACTTTTCCCCGGGTCGAATTGGGAGATTTTGAAACCCTCCAAAGCCGATCTCCTGGGATTTGGGGGAAGCTGGATTGTAGTCGGATTGCTGATCGTTCTGCTGTGGCTGGCGGTCAGGATTCAGTAG